The sequence below is a genomic window from Blastopirellula retiformator.
TTGATGATCGACTCTTTTTTCTTCTTCAGCTTGTCGGCCTGATCACGCAGGGCCGCCGCCTTTTCGAAGTCCTGGTCGGCGACCGCTTGTTCTTTCTTGCGGTTGAGCGTTTCGACTTCTTCGTCAATTTCTTTCAGATCCGGCGGCCGGGTCATCACGCGAAGCCGCACGCGAGCGCCCGCTTCGTCGATCACGTCGATCGCCTTATCCGGCAGGCAGCGTCCGGTGATGTAGCGATCCGAGTACTCGGCCGCAGCAACGACGGCGTCGTCGGTGATTTGCACGTTGTGGTGCTCTTCGTACCGATCGCGGAGACCTTTGAGGATCTCAACCGTTTCGTCCTTCGAGGCCGGATCGACCTGGATTTCCTGGAAACGGCGAGCCAGGGCACTGTCCTTTTCGATGTACTTGCGGTACTCGTCCAGCGTCGTGGCGCCGATGCATTGGATTTCGCCGCGAGCCAAGGCCGGCTTCAGCACGTTGGCCGCGTCGATGGCGCCTTCCGCGCCGCCGGCGCCAACCAGCGTGTGCAATTCGTCGATGAACAAGATCGTGTTCTTGGCGCGACGAACTTCGTTCATCACCGCCTTGATCCGTTCTTCAAACTGACCGCGGTACTTGGTGCCAGCGACCATCATCGCCAGGTCAAGCACGACGATCCGCTTTTCGGCCAGCAGTTCCGGCACGTCGCCGTCGATGACGCGCTGGGCGAAACCTTCGACGATGGCCGTCTTACCGACGCCCGCTTCACCCAGCAAAACCGGGTTGTTTTTGGTGCGGCGGCAGAGAACCTGAATGGCCCGTTCGATTTCGCGTTGGCGACCGATGACCGGATCGAGCTTGCCTTGCTTGGCCAGTTCGGTCAGATCGCGCCCAAAGCTGTCCAGGGCCGGGGTCTTCGACTTGCTTCCCTTGGCGGCGCCCGGTTCCGAGCTGCTTTCGGGTTGGCCGCGACCTTCGCGTCCGCCGTCCCCTTCCATGCCGTGACCCAGCAGGTTGAGAACTTCTTCGCGAACGTCTTCCAGCTTCAGCCCCAGGTTCATCAGAACCTGAGCGGCGACCCCTTCCTGCTCACGCAGAAGGCCCAGCAGGATGTGCTCGGTGCCGACGTAGTTGTGATTGAGATTGCGGGCTTCTTCCATCGAGTACTCGATGACTTTCTTGGCCCGGGGAGTCTGCGGCAATTTCCCCATCGTGACCATGTCGGGACCGCTCTGAACGAGCTTCTCGACTTCGAGTCGAATTTTGCGGAGGTCGACTTCCAACGTCTTGAGGACGTTGGCGGCGACGCCGCTCCCTTCTTTAATCAGCCCAAGCAAGATGTGCTCGGTGCCGATGTACTCGTGGTTGAACCGCTGCGCTTCCTGGTTCGCCAGCTGCATCACCTTGCGAGCGCGATCGGTAAATCTTTCGTACATGGAGTTCAACCTCGCGATGAGTAATAGCGGGTAGTCTTCTGCTTCTCTATTCTATCGCACTAGACTCTGCGGGCTATGCCGCCTCGGAAGACGGGGCCGAATCATCGCGTGCAATCTTCTCTATTTCCTGCGGTGCTTGCGTTTCCTTCGCGGAGGCTTCAGACGACGAGTCCGGTTCACTTTCCGGTTCGTCTTCGTCCGCCATCCGATCTGCCAGCAAGCGGCGTTCACGTTGAATCTCCGCCCACCAGCGTCCAGCCGCATCCAACTTGGTTAACTTGGCGATCGAGTCGAGCGCCAAGTCATAACGTTGGGTGTGCCGGTACAAGGTGGCCAGCATCAGGCGAGCTTCTGCGTCGCGCGGGTCGCGCGAGAGCAGACGAAGCAAAGTCGCTTCGGCCTGGTGCCAATTCCCTTGTAAGTATTCGCTTTGGGCCGTGTGAAACAAGGCCTCGACCGACTCGTCCTGCGGTTGATAACCGCCGCGAGCGACGCGATAGATGCTCCATCCGGCCGAGATCACCCATAGGAAAGTGACCACATACCAAATGCTATGCCGTACCGTTTCGCCCACGAACTCTGGCCAAACGCCGTGCAGAATCAACGCTGCGTTTAATATCAGCGCGAAGCCGCCGGCCCACACGAGCCCTCGCCATCGACCATATACCCACGTTTCGGTGAGCCCTGGCCAAAGGCAATATATCCATGGCGAATTTAGCATCCCTACCTCTCCAGAAGCGATCAGCCTCCGCAATGCGGAGCGATCGGTCGGAATCGCCTCGGAATTCTAACTCGCAAATAAGGCGCAAGCAAGGCAACTAAAGAAACGCCATGAACTTACGCACTTTGGGCGAGCCAGAGCAGTAGCTCCTGCGGTAACGATGCCAACGATCCTTCTATCAACCAATTCCGACGCCAAGTTAGCAACCCTTGCCCCTGGCATTGGTTACGCGAAATGATGGCCCTAATGCCGATGTCGCCATCACTCTCTACAATCGGGATGATTAATACCCCAGGAATTATCGGATGTCACGCGATTTACCGCCAAGCGATTCCCATTCTGCCCTGCATGCCTGGCGAGCGATCGACGCCGCCGCCAACCGGGCGGCCGAAGGTTTGCGGGTTGTCGAAGATTTCGTTCGCTTCGGCCTCGACGATCGCCATTTAACCACGCTAGCAAAGAACGTTCGCCACGATCTGACCGCGGCGCTGAAGCTCTTTTCGTCCGAAACGCTTCACAGGGCAAGAGATACGCAAGCTGACGTCGGCGTAAACGTCTCGACCGAGGCAGAACAGGCAAGAACCAATCTTGCCCAGATTGCCACATCCAACCTCAAGCGGGCCCAACAGTCGCTGCGGACGCTGGAAGAGTTCAGCAAGCTGGTGCAGCCCGAGGTCTCGCCTTACTTCGAGCAACTCCGCTATCGCAGCTACACCCTGGAGAAGGCGATCACCGCCACGCGAGAAAACGCCAGCCGCCTAGCCGACGCGCGGCTGTACGTGTTAATCGATGGGGGACGCGACGAAGACCATTTCGCAGAACTGGTGACGCAGTTGATCGCCGGCGGCGTGGCGATCTTGCAACTGCGCGACAAGCGAATCGACGACAAAACGCTGCTGGCGCGAGCGCAACATTTGCGCAAAATGACGAGCGAAAGTTCCACATTTTTCATCGTCAACGATCGACCTGACGTCGCTTTGCTGGCCGACGCCGATGGCGTGCACGTCGGTCAGGAAGAATTGTCGGTCAAAGAAGCCCGGGCCGTGCTGGGCGTCGACAAGCTGGTCGGCGTCTCGACG
It includes:
- a CDS encoding tetratricopeptide repeat protein, with the protein product MGETVRHSIWYVVTFLWVISAGWSIYRVARGGYQPQDESVEALFHTAQSEYLQGNWHQAEATLLRLLSRDPRDAEARLMLATLYRHTQRYDLALDSIAKLTKLDAAGRWWAEIQRERRLLADRMADEDEPESEPDSSSEASAKETQAPQEIEKIARDDSAPSSEAA
- a CDS encoding ATP-dependent Clp protease ATP-binding subunit, with product MYERFTDRARKVMQLANQEAQRFNHEYIGTEHILLGLIKEGSGVAANVLKTLEVDLRKIRLEVEKLVQSGPDMVTMGKLPQTPRAKKVIEYSMEEARNLNHNYVGTEHILLGLLREQEGVAAQVLMNLGLKLEDVREEVLNLLGHGMEGDGGREGRGQPESSSEPGAAKGSKSKTPALDSFGRDLTELAKQGKLDPVIGRQREIERAIQVLCRRTKNNPVLLGEAGVGKTAIVEGFAQRVIDGDVPELLAEKRIVVLDLAMMVAGTKYRGQFEERIKAVMNEVRRAKNTILFIDELHTLVGAGGAEGAIDAANVLKPALARGEIQCIGATTLDEYRKYIEKDSALARRFQEIQVDPASKDETVEILKGLRDRYEEHHNVQITDDAVVAAAEYSDRYITGRCLPDKAIDVIDEAGARVRLRVMTRPPDLKEIDEEVETLNRKKEQAVADQDFEKAAALRDQADKLKKKKESIIKEWQEKSRQKDGVVDEEVIAEVVSKMTGIPLTRMSTEDTMRLMQMEDELHKKVISQDDAIKAVSKAVRRSRSGLKDPKRPTGCFVFAGPTGVGKTLLAKALAEFMFGDADALIQIDMSEYMEKHNVSRLIGAPPGYVGYEEGGQLTEKIRRRPYAVVLLDEIEKAHPDVFNMLLQVMEEGRLTDSFGRNVDFRNVILIMTTNAGAAAIKNESAFGFQASEEGAEYENMKHRVEDEIAKVFRPEFINRVDKTIIFHHLEKEDLKQVIDLELSKVRERLEERGYDLVLTDKAKELIIRRSQQSDKDNNFGARPLRRTIENSIEDPLSEELLKGEFQGMDTIIVDAIANDEDKLIRLDFKGSLSEKEAEPVAASGEESK
- a CDS encoding thiamine phosphate synthase is translated as MSRDLPPSDSHSALHAWRAIDAAANRAAEGLRVVEDFVRFGLDDRHLTTLAKNVRHDLTAALKLFSSETLHRARDTQADVGVNVSTEAEQARTNLAQIATSNLKRAQQSLRTLEEFSKLVQPEVSPYFEQLRYRSYTLEKAITATRENASRLADARLYVLIDGGRDEDHFAELVTQLIAGGVAILQLRDKRIDDKTLLARAQHLRKMTSESSTFFIVNDRPDVALLADADGVHVGQEELSVKEARAVLGVDKLVGVSTHSIEQARRAVLDGADYIGVGPTFPSQTKSFDQFPGLDLVRQVAAEIRLPAFAIGGISAENVTQVIEAGLCRVAVSGAVAAAEDTQKAAANLRSILHND